In a single window of the Acyrthosiphon pisum isolate AL4f chromosome X, pea_aphid_22Mar2018_4r6ur, whole genome shotgun sequence genome:
- the LOC100568734 gene encoding gastrula zinc finger protein XlCGF49.1-like: MTDTGIYFSQFCNQTFNNANGVHSHENVITEQTPLQCDVCFKTFTCLSKLVTHNRTHTGEKPYACNVCGKSFSRQHYLVRHNRMHTGEKPYACNVCGQSFSDKSTLVRHNRMHTGEKPYACNVCGQSFSDKSTLVRHNRMHTGEKPYTCNVCGKSFTRQGRLVLHNRIHTGEKPYACNVCGRSFSRQDHLVIHNRTHTGEKPYACKVCGRSFSETGSLVIHNRIHTGERPFECGQCEKTFSSSSNCKRHTLNVHTKCL; this comes from the coding sequence ATGACCGACACAGGTATATattttagccaattttgtaatCAAACGTTTAACAATGCCAACGGTGTACACAGTCACGAAAATGTCATTACTGAACAAACTCCTCTCCAGTGCGACGTTTGCTTTAAAACGTTTACCTGCTTATCTAAATTGGTTACACATAATAGAACACACACCGGGGAGAAACCATATGCTTGCAATGTTTGTGGCAAATCATTTTCGAGGCAACATTATTTGGTTAGACATAATAGAATGCACACCGGTGAGAAACCCTATGCTTGCAATGTTTGTGGACAATCATTTTCGGATAAGTCAACTTTGGTTAGACATAATAGAATGCACACCGGTGAGAAACCCTATGCTTGCAATGTTTGTGGACAATCATTTTCGGATAAGTCAACTTTGGTTAGACATAATAGAATGCACACCGGTGAGAAACCATATACTTGCAATGTTTGTGGCAAATCGTTTACGAGGCAAGGGCGTTTGGTTCTTCATAATAGAATACACACTGGAGAGAAACCATATGCGTGCAACGTTTGTGGCCGATCGTTTTCGAGACAAGATCATTTGGTTATACATAATAGAACGCACACCGGTGAGAAACCATATGCTTGCAAAGTTTGTGGCCGATCATTTTCCGAAACAGGAAGTTTGGTTATACATAATAGAATACACACAGGCGAAAGACCATTCGAGTGCGGCCAGTGTGAAAAAACGTTTTCATCAAGCAGTAACTGTAAAAGACATACACTAAATGTTCATaccaaatgtttgtaa
- the LOC107884407 gene encoding uncharacterized protein LOC107884407 has protein sequence KNKKRKGDKKKVQSYENLKTDKTILKTRKLYTETFDDNDKDLNKERTVDSNLNKGEWTRRIPIASASEGDPFIAAGCTFKKKKKKKKGDQQMVQHFEDSTNDKGTMVVDKIYDETLHDYKHLNKNKPRDSNLNEDELTKSIPIASAPEGYSFIAAGCTFKKKKKKKKGDQQMVQHFEDSTNDKGTMVVDKIYDETLHDYKHLNKNKPRDSNLNEDELTKSIPIASAPEGYSLFKKKKKKKKGDQQMVQHFEDLTNDKGTMNVDKIYDEALHDYKHLNKNKPRDSNLNKDELTKSIPIASAPEGYSLFKKKKKKKKGDQQKVQHFEDSTNDKGTMVVDKIYDETLHDYKHLNKNKPRDSNLNEDELTKSIPIASAPEGYSLFKKKKKKKKGDQQKVQHFEDSTNEKGTMIVDKIYDETLHDYKHLNKSKPRDSNLNKDKLTKSIPIASAPEGYSLFKKKKKKKKGDQQKVQHFEDSTNDKGTMIVDKIYDETLHDYKHLNKNKPRDSNLNEDELTKSIPIASAPEGYSLFKKKKKKKKGDQQKVQHFEDSTNDKGTMIVDKIYDETLHDYKHLNKSKPRDSNLNEDELTKSIHIASAPEGYSLLKSSLKITKKISKMAIKADTESSKYESIQIVFKNMEYLNKDISEEQSNDIHYGSAMINAQYNSRISKAHEQYPELFQKLLKKKKK, from the exons ACTGAAACCTTTGATGACAATGACAAGGATTTGAATAAAGAAAGAACAGTTGATTCTAATTTAAACAAAG GTGAATGGACAAGAAGAATCCCTATTGCCAGTGCTTCAGAAGGTGACCCTTT tattgcGGCTggttgtacatttaaaaagaagaagaagaaaaagaaggGAGATCAACAAATG GTACAACATTTTGAAGATTCGACAAACGATAAAGGTACTATGGTTGTAGATAAGATTTATGATGAGACACTTCATGACTACAagcatttgaataaaaacaaaccaaGGGATTCTAATTTAAACGAAG ATGAATTGACAAAAAGCATTCCTATTGCCAGTGCTCCGGAAGGTTACTCttt tattgcGGCTggttgtacatttaaaaagaagaagaagaaaaagaaggGAGATCAACAAATG GTACAACATTTTGAAGATTCGACAAACGATAAAGGTACTATGGTTGTAGATAAGATTTATGATGAGACACTTCATGACTACAagcatttgaataaaaacaaaccaaGGGATTCTAATTTAAACGAAG ATGAATTGACAAAAAGCATTCCTATTGCCAGTGCTCCGGAAGGTTACTCttt atttaaaaagaagaagaagaaaaagaaggGAGATCAACAAATG GTACAACATTTTGAAGATTTGACAAACGATAAAGGTACTATGAATGTGGATAAGATTTATGATGAGGCACTTCATGACTACAagcatttgaataaaaacaaaccaagggattctaatttaaataaag ATGAATTGACAAAAAGCATTCCTATTGCCAGTGCTCCGGAAGGTTACTCttt atttaaaaagaagaagaagaaaaagaaggGAGATCAACAAAAG GTACAACATTTTGAAGATTCGACAAACGATAAAGGTACTATGGTTGTAGATAAGATTTATGATGAGACACTTCATGACTACAagcatttgaataaaaacaaaccaaGGGATTCTAATTTAAACGAAG ATGAATTGACAAAAAGCATTCCTATTGCCAGTGCTCCGGAAGGTTACTCttt atttaaaaagaagaagaagaaaaagaaggGAGATCAACAAAAG GTACAACATTTTGAAGATTCGACAAACGAAAAAGGTACTATGATTGTAGATAAGATTTATGATGAGACACTTCATGACTACAAGCATTTGAATAAAAGCAAACCAAGGgattctaatttaaataaag ataaattgACAAAAAGCATTCCTATTGCCAGTGCTCCGGAAGGTTACTCttt atttaaaaagaagaagaagaaaaagaaggGAGATCAACAAAAG GTACAACATTTTGAAGATTCGACAAACGATAAAGGTACTATGATTGTAGATAAGATTTATGATGAGACACTTCATGACTACAagcatttgaataaaaacaaaccaaGGGATTCTAATTTAAACGAAG ATGAATTGACAAAAAGCATTCCTATTGCCAGTGCTCCGGAAGGTTACTCttt atttaaaaagaagaagaagaaaaagaaggGAGATCAACAAAAG GTACAACATTTTGAAGATTCGACAAACGATAAAGGTACTATGATTGTAGATAAGATTTATGATGAGACACTTCATGACTACAAGCATTTGAATAAAAGCAAACCAAGGGATTCTAATTTAAATGAAG ATGAATTGACAAAAAGCATTCATATTGCCAGTGCTCCGGAAGGTTACTCttt gttAAAAAGTTCATTAAAAATCACCAAGAAAATATCTAag atGGCAATAAAAGCAGATACTGAGTCTTCAAAATATGAATCTatacaaatagtttttaaaaatatggaatACTTGAATAAAGATATATCTGAAGAACAGTCAAATGACATTCACTatg gttctGCTATGATTAACGCTCAATATAATTCGAGAATTTCAAAAGCCCATGAACAGTACCCTGAATT atttcaaaaattattgaaaaaaaaaaagaaa